From a single Nitrospira sp. genomic region:
- a CDS encoding carbon monoxide dehydrogenase, protein MGIRLPNPGEAIVHGYIVPEEQAMEEAARRFLIAKVPTIFPGPLVLWAWTPTAEKKAKAIRHLFNTLKESVGPNQKPMLIPMPDYRPKYPKINPEVEINPNHPNLTIWHNRIDACLFIGVHCHQANLTLKIVRGGTNCYTMAMCAQAGHEDAMLSFRDITPHHIMRLAEKVRELKGTVSGPSMNQ, encoded by the coding sequence ATGGGCATTCGATTGCCGAATCCAGGCGAAGCGATTGTGCATGGGTATATCGTGCCCGAAGAGCAGGCGATGGAGGAGGCGGCCCGCCGATTCTTGATCGCCAAGGTGCCGACGATCTTTCCGGGGCCGCTGGTGTTATGGGCATGGACGCCCACGGCCGAGAAAAAGGCGAAAGCGATTCGCCACCTCTTCAATACGTTGAAAGAGAGTGTGGGACCGAATCAGAAACCGATGTTGATTCCCATGCCCGATTATCGACCTAAGTATCCGAAGATCAATCCGGAGGTCGAAATCAATCCGAACCATCCGAACTTGACGATCTGGCACAACCGGATCGATGCGTGTCTCTTCATCGGCGTCCATTGTCATCAGGCGAATCTAACCTTGAAGATTGTTCGTGGCGGGACGAATTGCTATACGATGGCGATGTGCGCGCAGGCTGGCCATGAGGATGCGATGCTGTCCTTCCGCGACATTACGCCGCATCACATCATGCGCTTGGCAGAGAAGGTGCGTGAACTGAAGGGAACCGTCTCAGGTCCGTCGATGAATCAATAG
- a CDS encoding type B 50S ribosomal protein L31 has product MKPGIHPTGYRPVIFHDVAIDKRWMMMSTVQTDQTAVWEDGRTYPIYKVETSMYSHPLYTGTQRIIDTEGRVEKFNKKYRTRTRSGSARTNSIT; this is encoded by the coding sequence ATGAAACCTGGTATCCATCCGACGGGCTATCGCCCGGTTATCTTTCACGATGTTGCGATCGACAAACGTTGGATGATGATGTCGACGGTGCAAACTGATCAGACGGCGGTATGGGAAGACGGCCGAACCTATCCGATCTACAAAGTCGAAACCTCGATGTACTCGCATCCGTTGTACACAGGGACGCAGCGCATCATCGACACCGAAGGGCGAGTCGAGAAATTCAATAAGAAATATCGAACACGAACCAGATCGGGAAGTGCTCGGACAAATTCAATCACGTAG
- the rpsN gene encoding 30S ribosomal protein S14, translating to MAKLSSQLRNEKRKRLVAQYAERRASLKAVIKSAASSEEEKHEAQQALQKLPRNSSPVRVRNRCAISGRVRGYMGKFDLSRVEFRLLALTGQIPGVRKSSW from the coding sequence ATGGCGAAACTCAGCAGTCAATTGAGAAATGAAAAGCGCAAGCGCTTGGTCGCGCAGTATGCCGAACGGCGTGCGTCGTTGAAGGCGGTGATCAAGAGTGCAGCAAGCAGTGAAGAGGAGAAACACGAAGCGCAGCAGGCGCTGCAGAAGTTGCCGAGGAATTCTTCGCCGGTCCGGGTCCGCAATCGCTGCGCGATATCAGGTCGGGTCCGAGGCTACATGGGGAAGTTTGACCTGTCGCGGGTCGAGTTTCGTCTACTTGCGCTGACGGGGCAGATTCCCGGGGTGCGAAAGTCAAGCTGGTAG
- a CDS encoding phosphoesterase: MKAGQEDMLPFFEPEVVLYHADCPDGFGAAWAVWRRCSTARFVTARHGQPPPDGLAGKRLVILDFSYARPTIEQLARTASALAILDHHVSAKQALGDLPYTHYEQDKSGAVLAWEWAHRTSAPWLLQYVQDKDLHHWQLPESRAINAAIESYSFDFDVWSELQQDCLVTEGRAILRAQEQFIDKLLRTAVMVRFEGETVPAVHSPILRSELGERLALDYPFCLVWYEREGRWYVSLRSRDDGADVSRIAQAHGGGGHQHAASFSMPIVEGQPMPFTTVDCRKE; encoded by the coding sequence GGAGGTGGTTCTCTACCATGCCGATTGTCCTGATGGATTTGGCGCAGCCTGGGCGGTCTGGAGGCGTTGCTCGACGGCTCGGTTTGTGACGGCTCGGCATGGTCAGCCCCCTCCTGATGGTCTGGCGGGAAAACGATTGGTGATTCTCGATTTCAGCTACGCTCGTCCGACCATCGAACAATTGGCTCGTACGGCGTCGGCATTGGCGATTCTCGATCATCACGTCTCGGCGAAACAGGCGCTCGGTGATTTGCCCTATACGCATTACGAACAAGACAAGTCCGGTGCCGTGCTCGCATGGGAATGGGCGCATCGGACGTCTGCTCCTTGGCTCTTGCAGTATGTGCAGGATAAAGATCTGCATCACTGGCAATTGCCAGAGAGTCGGGCCATCAATGCGGCGATCGAATCCTACTCGTTTGACTTTGATGTGTGGAGCGAGCTGCAGCAGGACTGTTTGGTCACGGAAGGACGGGCGATTCTCCGAGCACAGGAGCAGTTTATCGACAAACTGCTACGGACTGCTGTGATGGTGCGCTTCGAAGGCGAGACGGTCCCGGCTGTCCACAGTCCAATCCTCCGCAGCGAGTTGGGCGAACGCTTGGCTTTGGATTATCCTTTTTGTCTCGTGTGGTACGAGCGTGAGGGGCGGTGGTATGTCAGCCTCCGTTCTCGAGATGATGGCGCCGATGTTTCGCGGATTGCGCAGGCCCATGGAGGCGGCGGCCATCAACATGCCGCCAGTTTTTCCATGCCGATCGTTGAGGGGCAACCCATGCCATTCACCACAGTCGACTGCCGTAAGGAGTAG
- a CDS encoding 30S ribosomal protein S18, with the protein MFEERRRRVIDVTTPVDWKNVEWLCRFITENGRILPRRMTGNSQQRQREIARAIKRARHMALLPFGRQSEW; encoded by the coding sequence ATGTTTGAGGAGCGACGGCGTCGCGTGATCGACGTTACCACACCGGTGGATTGGAAGAATGTCGAATGGTTGTGCCGGTTCATCACGGAGAATGGGCGAATCTTGCCTCGTCGCATGACGGGGAATAGTCAGCAGCGGCAGCGGGAGATCGCGCGAGCGATTAAGCGCGCACGACACATGGCGCTGTTGCCGTTCGGTCGGCAGTCTGAATGGTGA